The genomic region GCGCTCGACACGCTCGCCATGGCCGCCGAACGCCTTGGCATAAAGCGCGAAGTCCGGGTTCTTGAGCTGGGTGCCAACGACGCGGCCGGGATAGTCGCGCTCCTGATGCATGCGGATGGTGCCGTATTGCGCGTTGTCGATGACGACGACGATCAGCGGCGCGTCGTACTGCACGGCGGTGGCGAACTCCTGCCCATTCATCAGGAAGCAGCCGTCGCCGGCGAACGCCACGACGACGCGGTCCGGATGATGCCGCTTGGCCATCACGGCCGCCGGCACGCCGTAGCCCATCGAGCCCGAGGTCGGCGCGAGCTGGGCGGCGAACGCGTGGAAGCGATGGTGGCGGTGAATCCAGCCGGCGTAGTTGCCGGCGCCGTTGCAGACGATGGCATCCTTCGGCAGCCGATCGCGCAGCCAGGTCACGACCTCGCCATACTGGAAGCTGCCCGGCAGCTCGCGCGGCTTGTCGGTCCAGGCGAGGTAATCCGCGTGTGCCTTGGCCGCCTCGCCCTTCCAGGCGGGCGCAGCCGCGGGCTTCATGGTCTCGACCGCGGCGGCAAAGGCCGCAGGCGTCGCCTGGATCGCCAGCGCCGGCTGGTAGACACGGCCGAGCTCCTCGGCGCCGGGATGGACATGGATCAGCTTCTGGCTCGGCACCGGAATGTCGAGCAGCGTGTAGGACGACGACGGCATCTCCGACATGCGGCCGCCGATCAGGAGAATGACATCGGCGCCGGTGATGCGATCCCTGAGCTTCGGACTCGGGCCGATGCCGAGATCGCCGGCATAATGCGAGTGGTCGGCGTCGAACAGCGAGGCGCGGCGGAACGAGGTTGTAACCGGCAGGTCGAAGCGCTCGGCGAAGCGCGCGATGCCCTTGGCGGCCTCCGCGGTCCAGGCCGAGCCGCCGAGCACCACGATCGGCGCCTTGGCGCCGGCGAGCATGCTGCCGAGGCGCTCGAGATCGGCCGGCGCCGGCCAGGTCGCCGCAGGCTCGACCTTCGGCGCGTCGGCGACCGCGGCGGTTTCAGTCAGCATGTTCTCCGGCAGCGAGATCACCACCGGACCGGGCCGGCCCTGCAGCGCGACGCGGAAGGCGCGCGCGACCAGTTCCGGAATGCGATCCGGACGATCGATCTCGACCGCCCATTTCGCCATCGTGCCGAACACCGCCTTGTAGTCGAGTTCCTGGAACGCCTCGCGCTCGCGCATGCCGGTGTCGACCTGGCCGACGAACAGGATCATCGGGGTGGAGTCCTGCATCGCGATGTGGACGCCATGGGCGGCATTAGTCGAGCCCGGACCGCGGGTGACGAAGCAGATGCCCGGACGTCCCGTCAGCTTGCCGTAGGCCTCCGCCATCATCGCGGCACCGCCCTCGGCGCGGCAGATCACGACGTCGATCGGGCTGTCGTGCAAGGCGTCGAGCGCGGCCAGATAGCTCTCGCCCGGCACACAGGTGACGCGTTCCACCCCTTGCGCGACCAGCTGGTCGATCAGGATCTGGCCTCCGGTGCGGGCATTGCTTTTGGTCATGAGGGCTCCCTGCAAGTACTGGCGCGCGCTTGGGCTTCGCGCGGATCGTGGACCTACGGGGTATGATAGACGGAAATGGGGTGCAAGGCCGAAGCTACGTCTCGCGGTCGCAGCGGCGCCAAGCCATGCGGTAGGCAATGGGCAACGCTGTTTCATCATCGATTTCCGCAGAGCGGAGGATCGCCGGCAGGATTGAAGCCGCCGGCCGGCCAGCAGCGCAGCTCGCCGTCGTTCGGCTCCAGGGCGATCTCGTCGCGCTCGCGGGACCGACGTCACGACGCCGGTCCGCGGCCTCGATCGGGCTTCGCGCGACGGTCTCTACCTGAGCGTGCTTCTTTCATTGGCACTCCTATCGACGATGCGGCGACCTCGCGATCATCGCGAGGTCGCCGATCGCCGCAACAGAGCGCAGGCGGAACAATGCTCGCACGCCACATCGCCAAGACCGACAGCGCGCGGCCGCCGAGACGATTGCAGTCAGGAGCGCTCCGCTGCGCGCGATGGCGTGGCACAATCTGCATAAGCCAACGCGTCATGTGCACGATAACAATCATTAGGAGCGCACGCGTCTGCTTCCGTAAGACTACGGTGCAGCGATCGGTCGCTTCGCACCTTGCAGCGCAGGATCGCGCGGATTACGCAGCAAATCGCGGTGTTGCGCAGCGATTTCGACTGCACTCATCGCTGCATCGCGTCTTGCGCGTCTTGCGCGATCGCACGCGGCGCATTGCACGCCCTTCTTGATGGAATTCGAATCGCCTACCGTT from Bradyrhizobium elkanii USDA 76 harbors:
- a CDS encoding thiamine pyrophosphate-binding protein, translating into MTKSNARTGGQILIDQLVAQGVERVTCVPGESYLAALDALHDSPIDVVICRAEGGAAMMAEAYGKLTGRPGICFVTRGPGSTNAAHGVHIAMQDSTPMILFVGQVDTGMREREAFQELDYKAVFGTMAKWAVEIDRPDRIPELVARAFRVALQGRPGPVVISLPENMLTETAAVADAPKVEPAATWPAPADLERLGSMLAGAKAPIVVLGGSAWTAEAAKGIARFAERFDLPVTTSFRRASLFDADHSHYAGDLGIGPSPKLRDRITGADVILLIGGRMSEMPSSSYTLLDIPVPSQKLIHVHPGAEELGRVYQPALAIQATPAAFAAAVETMKPAAAPAWKGEAAKAHADYLAWTDKPRELPGSFQYGEVVTWLRDRLPKDAIVCNGAGNYAGWIHRHHRFHAFAAQLAPTSGSMGYGVPAAVMAKRHHPDRVVVAFAGDGCFLMNGQEFATAVQYDAPLIVVVIDNAQYGTIRMHQERDYPGRVVGTQLKNPDFALYAKAFGGHGERVERTEDFAPAFERALASGKPAILHCLVDQRALSVGKDFVPQAAR